The Glycine soja cultivar W05 chromosome 9, ASM419377v2, whole genome shotgun sequence sequence GTCACAAACCATTGTCTCTTTGAGAAATCAAAATCATCAAGTTTCCAAACCGTGGAATATTGGCGGGGACAACTAGTGCGAGCAGAGAACTTGATGTTCAAATCAGTTGAGACACGAATGACCCCTTTCTTAGGATTAACTGGTGAGAATGTCACTGGCAAGCCATGGTATCCATTCACAACCACAACATCAAGAGGACAATAAGGTTTTCCAACACTGGCTAGGCCAAGGCCTCTAGTGGTTCTAATTTTGGTGTAGGGAAGAGATGGGACAATATAGTAATTGGTTCCAACTCGGAGCTTCTTGCCTAATGTGTCAACCACTTGCTCGGGTGAGGCTTCAGCTCCTCCTAGCAGTGGTTGTGAACTCAAGGCTAAGACAAGGGCAAATGCTAGCAGCATTGTGCTCTTCATtgttttgtatgcttttggttaATTAGTTTGTGTTTGAATATTGGTATGTGATGGATGAAGCTGATATATAGTTGAAGAGCATCAATTTATAGAGATAGAAAGTAGGGTTCTTATCTGTGGGTAGTACCACAGAATATGGATACACAATTAAGGTCGACGATTTGAACAATACAGTTGGCCATTAACTCAATGTAATTGCAATTCCAATAAAGAACTCACCTTCCCAAATCCCTAGGTGTTCATTTCTCATCTTTATTTCTTGAAGATATTGTATCTTCTTTTTCAGACCATTGTATTAATGCTATATTGTTTTTAAGTGTATTACTCtttctattatatattatgaGTCATTTTTAACTAGTTTACAAAGATTTAACTAATTtactcttaaatttataataaaagctGTGaactattcaaaattttaagtatatttCGAGACTTAATGTTTACAGAAGCCGCAGCCGGTGGTGCAGTCTATTATTTAAATCTCCTAAGATCAATGGTCCATAGGCGGTAGGCCTTCAACTCGTGACCAAATTGGCTTAATTTGTGCGTGAAGAACAGCTTGTGTTTAATTACATTCCTGTATATGCTGAATTCTTTAGTATGTAaatggtttttaaataaaatgtctAATTACACGATTGATCAGTAAGATCCAATTGTATGTTCGTCAgtttaataaaggaataatgGCACCTATGGGCTGAAGTATAATACTATAAACATTCTTTGCATGTGAATTGAGTAGAAGGATTCATTCTTTTCTGTTCGTATGCGTG is a genomic window containing:
- the LOC114367493 gene encoding miraculin-like, with product MKSTMLLAFALVLALSSQPLLGGAEASPEQVVDTLGKKLRVGTNYYIVPSLPYTKIRTTRGLGLASVGKPYCPLDVVVVNGYHGLPVTFSPVNPKKGVIRVSTDLNIKFSARTSCPRQYSTVWKLDDFDFSKRQWFVTTGGVVGNPSLETIHNWFKIEKYDGAYKLVYCPSVVKCPKHLCKNVGLFVDEKGNKRLALTDVPLKVQFQQA